The following DNA comes from Mya arenaria isolate MELC-2E11 chromosome 11, ASM2691426v1.
GAGCATATATGGCAATGCGAATTTGTGCATCATAACTATACAGCAAATTGTTGCGATGTTATCGcccctttttattttaatttactgtcAACTAAATTGTTCCAACCCATTACAAAAGAAAATAGTCAAAGGAAGTAATTGTGACTTAGAACTATTTTATATGGTAATGTTAACGTGTACACAGCACAAGAACTATAACTATTGGTCTCATTGTTGCGGATTTATCTCCCATTGTTCATGGATTTTTTTCATTCAGACATGCTCCGTGTAGGAAAGACATCAGATTTCGAAAGCGACGTTTCGAAAACACCATTTTTATGTTTCATCAATTTAAggtgtttatacatattttaaagagaCTAAACACCAGATAATACCAATGGATAAAACGAAGATCGCCAACAACCtgcataaaattgatatcgttgtacACAACGCATTgaatataacttacttatgtatcacatcgcttacgacacatgtatctttcgaagtttttgcgtatttttctaattcgaaatttactgggtttgtctaccacgttaatcccagtaaatttaatAATAGCGTCGGAATATGTATCGGTACTaatcatgctaaatatacacaccaTAAACAGGGAAACCGTTATTCGCTATTTTTAAACGCTTAAACTCAGCTGaaacagcgacaaaatattatttttgccatgtgaaatgatttattataagcTTCATACTTGCTCGTATTGATATTTCTAGGCTTGTGTTAAGgacatactgtatttgccgatttttggaccatatggtgtctagtccctttaatatccCATCAGGATACAGcttaataaaactgaaaaaagtgTTTAGCATAATTATGCGTACTTGCAATGtcattcggaacttctcggccattttccatagAAAAAAACCTCGGTTGTGTCGGTACATAAATAAAGTACATTTAGTTCgtaagattttgaaaaatagtatttaattattgtagtattttaacatatatgttgtatatttcagtttaaattgattgccaataaaataagttattgcATTAACGATATAAAATCCCAAGAGTAAAGAATTTAGTTTAACTCATAAATTggaattactacgcgatctacttgcagcgcaGTTAAATGAAAAGGTTTCTGACACTGTAAGTCGTATACATTTGAGGTTAATTTCGCTGGAAAAaagccgaggtgttccgaatgctTGCAAAGCATGTTGATATAACTTGATATGACTGTCTACTGAAATATAAAGTTTTGCTCCACAGTTTAAGCCATATCGTATCATTTTTAAGTTAGGTTTGATTGATGAGTTGCGGTGAGTTGAGTTGGAATGAATAGATTAAGTCTGTTCAGTTTCTTCACATCGAAGACTGCttgttcggttaaagaaatggTTAACTGTgttaatatgtattataaaatccctacatgtatttaataagGTAATAAATTATTGGTCTTTTCAATGCTGGTCATAATATGTAGCTTtgtccatttttatatttatatccaaatttgtctgaaataaagattgtattataaacgtgttttgtatattctttacaatGGTTTGGAACAACTTGTATGCGAAACTACAGCCTCTATTTGAAAAAATTGCGTAAAATAATTGCGTCCTCAATTTCTTCTTTGGGAcagtaatgttttatgaaaaaacaattCGGCGCCAGGTAAATGTGTATGGAATAGTCATTATTAATGAAAcctatatttataatttatataggAATCATGATGATTTAATGACTAATCGGATGgatatttatgtatgaactTAAAGGACGTGCATTGCCTAAATGATACCGATTCTATTTCTTTAGTTCTGTCGATATGTTCCGCAAATACAAACTTCAAAGAAAAATTCTTACCACATGCttaatttaaagcaaaaacatttatattcttacagttgcttttaaaaatagattCTGTGCACTTGTAAACTACAGTCAGAAGTGATTTCGAGTAGATTTACTTGAAGATTTTGCtcaatattcaatttaatatagttctagataaaaacacaaaatgagtCGAATGATTAAATCATGTTATTATCCTCCAGGAAGACAGAACTCTAAGGTTATTATTGTATATTCCAAAGGATCGAAATTCTTCATGTTGTTTTCgaattcatgttgttgttttttacagtAGCTGAGCATGagtgacgcaacgccattggtccaggactagTCACGTGGTGACCCCATTTTTTCATATTAGGTCACTAATCTTTATATCGATCCAAAATGGCgactattttccgattccgatgaataaatgaaaaattccCAATACAATTGAACAATGTAAAGATGTCGTCGATGTAAAATATACGTTACAGGGTAAGTAGGCGGCGAGATATGGGATATAAGGGCGTCGGAATCCATATTCGGGTTCGAGATTCGCTCTAACGCGATATGTTTTACTTTACATTGAATAACCCATATCGGTCACCTACTTACCCTGTAACTTATCATTTCGGATTGCCGAAGTAATGATGCTTTAGATTAAAGAcacaaataacaatacatttcaaatcgtggaatttcattttaagaaagAATCAAGGTTCTAAGAACCATTCCTCACTAAACAAGTCCCTATGCACTTATGAAATGGAGAAAAACACTGCGCGATATAGTATTGTTGTTATGTCTTGGTGGAGAGGgctcaattttcagaaaataggCTTCTTCCTAAGACATATTTGGTATCTTTCTTACCATATCTGCAAGCAATCGATTTTATTATCTAAGTGTTGTCTCTCAAGTGAGGTCGGACTGACACCATTTCACACCTTAGTAGGAaggaagggacacatttatgtctCAAAACTCGGAGGATATTAGTTATTGCTCGGTTACTTTAAGCGCAACGTAGCACGAAGCGCTCTTGATGAACTACTCTTAGTGTTTTTGGTTTCGGTACGTCCCTGTTTAACACATGTCtaaaaacaaaactgtcatTTTAAGTAATTATATAGGTTAAATTGGTTTTCGTAAGTGTGTTTGGCATGGTATTGATGCATTATGTGTATGGAAAACCAATAAAAATATAGATAATCCACGCCTTCACTATTCAATTATCGCAAAGCCTAAGTTTTTGACAAAGGTTTTGGCATGAAACGTTGTCTCATCTAATGTTGTTCAGTTCATAATAGACCCAATAAGGTAATAGATCCATTATTGGTAATTGAATTGTTGATTCGTTTAACCGGACTTACACGTGTTGTCCGCAAgcatttatgtcaaatttttatatgaaatctGTTGGTCCCCTAATTTGGCCTGAACTCGAAGCCATAGCCGTAGATAGTTGCCACTACTTCTTTCTATGCATTTCTGTTGAGGGATTTAGGTCCACCATTGCCTTCTAGCTACACATTAACCCGGCAACCAGGGGTGTACCTATGTATATTCTAGTACGCCCGGGCGTGCAAATCGAATTTagttttatcttaataaaaagtGGTATACGTAGCATAAGTAACGCCTGGGTAATGCCcctttaacttaaatataatagttttatgaCTTTCGCCTACAatagattttttaattttagcatAACATTGTGTAGTTTTGagtattttatgtataatttcTCTTGCCTATGATCATTAAGTATTACTTGGGCACTTTTAAGTGGCGCGGCAACACAGTTGAGCCGCTAGTACTACAAAAAGACACTTATTAAATAATCGAACACAAACCGAAATTACACAAACAATCTCTCTATCAGTATGCGTATAATGTATAAACGAAACATTGTTGTATTATCATGATtgatgttgtattttatttgcatCGCATGTAGACAAATACAAGATAGTCaccattattttcaacaaatcaGTCATATACATACACCGATTTCATAAGAGAATTTGAAAGCGAAAATGGGATATAACAAAAAATTTCTACGAATTCTACTTGTACATACGTAACTTGtcaaatgatattataataatcattgtTTCTCTGTGAAAGATGGAGAACCAGCCCGAGTACCGGACCATGACTCCACGCCTGTCGAGGGCGTTGGGCGACATCGGAGTCATCAATTAAATTGCGATGAGAAGAATGCGAACTTTCCCCATGCAAGACAAAAGCGAttagatgtatatatatatgttgtatatcTATGAAGGACAAAATGTAAACGAAAATTAAAAGAGCAAAAAAGGAGTCACTATTTTGCTGTCTAAAATGCATGTACTGCATTGTTATATGATCataattgattttgtattttatttgcatCTCATTCAGACAAGAACagtataaacataattattgtaaaattatcaatcaTATATACACACTTATTTCATTAAGCAATTTGAAAGCGAAAGTGGAACTTAAATGGAACTCCTACGAATTGTTAATACTACTCTTGAATACCTGCACATAATTTGTCACATAAATTATGATAACCATTGTTTCTCTGTAAAATATTGAGAACCCACCCGAGTTTAACCGAACCATGTCTCACAGCCTGTCGAGGGCGCTAGGCGACATCGGGCTCAACAGATGGATGGTGAGGGACGAAGGAAATTTTTTCCTCATGTTAGAGAAAAGTGATACGATCATATCAATGTTGTATCCCAGCAAGCAAGGCTAAATGGGTCCCATATGGGCTGAATCTGGTCAAAAAGCGCATATGGGACCCATATAGGACCCatatggttgaaattgaaattgccCAGATGGGACCTATATAGCTGCTCAACTATATTAATTGGATACAGAAAGGGAAACGAAGAGCATTGTTATATGAACATATGTTTACATCGATACTTTGtgaaaaaagttcattatttcatgcaTTGGCTTCATATCTTTTGCCATGATATGCCCCAGATAGgtcccatatgggtcccatatacTCGGGATTATCATTATAGTAGGGCAGTGTTAGATGGTCAGGCACGATGTTGTGGCGATGATACATAAATACACAAGGAACAGATATTTTTACgtaacttcattttttttataactttttaagTATAAACGTTTTGCAATTGAGTTTTTAGCAGCAATTtagttacaaataaaaaaaaagtggAAATTTGTCACGTGATTTTTTATCGAGGCGCGAGTGATAAACGTGTTtgagtgaaaaaaacaacaacaatctttAAAGAAAAGGTTAAGGTTctcttttaacttttaaagcaagttgtgtttatatttatagtattttgACTTTAAACAAGTGAATTACTGGTGACTTTCATGTAGAAGTATTGTTTATGCTACGATTTTGTAACTTGTCATATAATTTCGCGATCATATCGATATAAATTAAGTAAAGGCATTCGGGATGGCAGATggcataacaaaacaacactaaaaaaaacaacgaaaaatTAATGGTTCATGGGGAACCTATTAACATATAGACCTCCAAAGAgactttaacatattttttctcttgaatgGATTCTGACACTCATGACTATTTTATCCAATTTAAAAGTGCACCAAGGAGGCTGTACGAGGATGTAAGCAAGGGTGAACAGCCTGCCACTGCTGCTAATGGTGATGATGAGGATGTTTGCAAGACCAACACTCCCCAACATTCCAGCTACCAGTTCATTATTCGAAGCTCGGCAAAGTAGAATCCAAGAAGGTAAATAGGAAATTTTAATggaatgtaaaattattttcataattgaaccttgcatcttattattattataacattaacaaacagCAAATCACATTATTGGTTTAATAGTTCACTGTAGTTCACTTGAACTGTCTggtttcaatttttatttttgacataatattatttgttcCAGGTCGGGACACCTGGATCTTTGTGCTGTTGGAAAACCAGCAGGAGCAATTGGGACAGCATGCGCGGCTCCTGTGGCTCATCCTGGCGAGAGGTTCAGCACAAGATGCAGTTCCAAATGAGTTGCCAGAGGGGATATCTTTCCCCCTCTAAACTGTGGAGGATTTGACAGCCTTCGAAGAGCGAATGTCACAAGAGAATGCTGCAACATCCGTTGTAAGTTTCCCAAACATAGTTGactgtttttttattagttgtctttaaatttaaaaatgcataatttgtgCTTTAAAGTTGCATTTTGAAGTGACTTTAAAcattaagatttgtttttgaaacgtgatctgatcaatatattaaaggacaCACAGACCGAGCCAGTACTAGGGTGCGCTGACAgtgcttcaaattttaatatttaattgtaccACATTAAGTGTGATACTATGGTTCTGTTTGAAAGTTTTTactgttttgcatttatatgtgGATTTACAGGCATTTTCATGCACAACTTTTTGTTCAAGGTAAAATACTTGGCAGAATATGGTGGGAGTCAGTGACACAGTAGACACGGTTTCTTCGATAATGAAGACAGTGTTGACAACAAATCTTGCCAGCCAATACAACCTAACGGGAACCAAACTTGATTAACATCTTTTTCAGTACGTGGTTTTGTCGTTGTATATATTAAGGTCTGCTAAATGAAACTACCTATGCAATGAATATATAtcaatggatttaaaaaaaaataatggagtattagtattaaaaaatgacaaactttttaagatacctatcgtcaccttagtgcaagaactcaatatctgtgtctatttctatatgcagttattcaGTTATTGCACAAAGGTGACGCTATGTAAATTTATCTGCCTAGCTAAAATTACCATATATAGTTGACAATAAAATGCTGCTTATttattactaaacatttgataatcACTTTGATGAAATAGCTGTCTCGGATATTCATCTATCCACTAACACCATTTACAGGCTGTCTACAATTGAACCCAGCAATACGCTCTTGTAACCGCAATGAAATGGAGGGGGCCATCCAGAAGTTGCTTTTCGAGTCTCAAGATCGTGAGGTTGACCGCAAAGACCAAGCAAGGGTCATCCGATGCTTCCTGAGTAGAATGTTGACTTATTTACttaccaaaaaaaatcagatttacGACTCAAAACTTAACCAACAAAAATTGTCAGAATATTTATCACCGATTTTCAAATTGattatatacaatatgtatgcatcgattattttatcattcacATCAATGTCGTGTGACATGTTATGTAGTTTGTATGCAAAAtgtatcacaataatgtaataatgagATATCTCCAACTTTTGCCCTAAATTTTCATATCGTGAAGGGTTGCAAGAAGAGCATTTCTTATCTATATTTATAGGCAAATCCATGTtgcttttacttttttgtataaacataagACAAACTGTCCATGACAAATAGGAGACCCATCAACAAGACAAATATGTTTAGTTCACATTTGGATGATTTTTCTAAAGAAGGTAGGTTATCtaagactatatattttatgaacatttttaatcaaattccAAACAAAAAGTGACGATGTCAGATTTCATTTACTAACACGTATACACAAGTTAACACAATAATGTTCCCAAATTACAGTGtcaataatgtcatattttacttCGATAATTTTTCCCCTGATGATCAATGTAAGCGAAACCTGTTGGCATTGAATAATTATCGTTATATCTCGGAATGATGTcggtttttgtttcattataattttcTTATCCTGGGTACACCATTTCAAACTTTGATACACTCACTATAAACTTATTTAAGATGAAGTAAGAAATTTGGCTGAATGAAATGGTATTACGCTAAGAACTTTTGAGAAATTACTAATTATATCAACACCATTTATTTCCCTGGCCACAACAGTGATCACtgatttgtacatgttttttttaacctATGGAGTGAGtgtgtatatattaattaatccATCTTGATAGACAACAATGAAACGGATctaaatgatatcaatttattatgtaaatatttgttatatgctGTTGCTCTACTTTTGTTTCATACAGTTTGTACTGTATTTTGTAATGTAACTCTTCATACATGGAGGAAATAaggatatatatgttttaacattcagtCATGTCAGTTCACTAATCAGTTTTACAAGGTGCATTAATTGTGTGAGTCAATAGTTCTggtttgtgtttaatttttctccctttaaattcttttttattttacatttatgatttttgtGATTGAACCCAATGTGCCAATTAACTTGaaactgttatttcatttctggTTTGAAACACTGCTTTATGTCTAAAGAATATTGTTATACTTGAATGTGTAGATGCACCCCATGCTCTGTATATTAGAATTGTGCGTCTTTcgatttgtgtatttttttaaacacatttgttaaagtattcggagctcctcggccatttttatcgaaaacaacatcggatgtatgcgggtacatcagttaaagtagtttgtaaatattttaattatatcattaattaaatgtagggttttagaattgtattattgatttaagtttaaattgattgccagtgaagagtattattgcaaacataattaagattcccaagagtaaagtcataaagtttaactgccgaataaaattactacgcgatctacttgcagcggacttaaactaacgctttttgagtatgtaaaccgtccaaatacatccgaggtcgttttcgataaaaatgaacGAGGAGCTGCCAATGTCGTTAAAgcctttaaaatgtgtttttttacatgtaatttttGACACGCTTTTTCAGTTTGACAGCTTTAGGTGACAGatacaatcaataaaacaaagtttacacttatttttaagttattaatcAAATTCCCATATAAATGTACTAGATCTTTTTAGCTTGGTATTGtcaaaacaaactgaaaatttttgtcaaaatttcagTCACATTTTTCTTGTATGTCACTTTTATACTGCCAGTATTAGGCAAAATCTTAACATCGtctgtatttaatttttgtagTCTTTTTTAGTGTGTAcatcttgttttacatttctgATGTTTTCGTGTTAATAAACTTAATAAGATTATTGCTATTTTTGTtgtgtaatgaaatattatgttgacattATGTCATTTGGACTTCTCATTATAGCTGTTGGTCTAGATAAGTTTATAACCAATGAAAGGATAGTAATGCAATAGGTGAACACTCCAGATCAAATATTTTAGGTAATTGGAAtcaatatatgataaaatgtaataacaaaGTAACAGTTTACCCCAAACTTATTGCTTAGGTAGGGCCCATATACAGCCCACATATACCatgtgggacccatatgggtcccatatcAAGCCCTGTTCCAAAACCCATGTGGGGCCCACATGGGTCCCACATTCAACCCATATGGGCTTGCCCATATGGGACCCACATGGAGCCCTGTTGCAAAACCGATGTGGGGCCAGGATGGTAACCCatgtgggacccatatgggtcccatatgtTTTGCTGGCTGGGATATTAATAGTGaatcaaatgttcatgtttattaaaaagGAAATTTATATTCGCTATGTTGCTATATTAAACTGCATATCATActaaatgattatgtttaaacgAAATATCTTCTTAAGATAACGACCTAAAGCTTtatctttatacatatatataggaTGTACTGATGTTGTAAAATTGCGTCTCTCAACAATAAACAACCCGATAAGAAAGATAATGAAGTTGAACTATATGTtctacaaacattttaatcataaacaaaataGGAACATCACGTAATTCacgcatgttttttttttattttcttgaagAATTTAGTTAATTTGATGAACTTTCAAGAGTTCACTCTTTTCTGAGAGAAATATGGAGGACCCGCCCGAGTTTTACCGAATCATGTCTCTCCGCCTGTCGAGGGCGTTGGGCGAAATCGGCGTCAACAGTTGGATGGTGAGGAAAAGAAGGAGAACTTTTCTAATGCTAGAGGCGGAAGGGACGATAAGTGGTAATCTACAAGGATTCAATTCTACCAAATTCTTTTTCGGAAGCCAGTCAGAGGGAACAACAACGCCGGGCCTTAACTCCGATGTTGACATATTAAACTGCGAACACGACATCAATATTATGACCGCATTGTCTGAATGGACGGCAGGGATGGAAAACTATCTGATGATAAAGGAGGAGAAGTGCTCTCCACAACATTATCTTCTACAAGAGATCAGGCAAGACTCACCTGAACCTGCCGTAAATCCAAGTAATATGTTTAGTGTAGTTGACATAAATGGTCGTGTATTACATGCCAACACAGAAGCTAGATTTATCATGAAACTAATTTCGGAAGGAACTAATTTGCCTTATTACTCCAGTGGTCCATCTCATagtgttaataaaatgtttgacatgGTTAAAGCGTATCGGAGGAGATCACTCCCACCAGAATGTCTCGAGTGGTTTGAACGGCCAAGGCCCGGTCACTGGCCGCCACCAGGATTGTTCAGAGAAGTCAGGGAGTGTGGGTGTTTTCTTGTTCCTGATGGACACTTTGACAGCCTTGACAAAGATGTGGAATGGAGAATTTCACCTAGTCTAATTGAAAGGACACTGATGTTCAGCATGAAAACATTACAGCTTAAGTGTTATGTGGTCCTAAAGATTCTCAAATCTCACTTCATCAACCCCTGTTTAAATAATATCGGAAAATTGACAAGCTTTCACTGCAAAACTGCACTCTTTTTTGCCGCGGAAGGGATGCCGCCCGGAATGTGGAAGGAAGACCGCCTGATGGAAtgcattgtttattgtttgaaaatgttgctTGGTTGGGCGAACACTGGTATGTGCCCTCACTACATTGTAGCAGGTGTGAATCTTTTCCATGGAAAATTTACCAATCCGCAGTTAAAAAATCTTTCTAAGATCCtttcaaatatcattgaaaatcaCATAGCAATACTTGCGCACATACAAGCCGACGAATTAGGTAATAGGATTGTGATCACACATATCAGAACCGTTCGATACAGTGAAGGATGTCT
Coding sequences within:
- the LOC128208617 gene encoding uncharacterized protein LOC128208617, translated to MEDPPEFYRIMSLRLSRALGEIGVNSWMVRKRRRTFLMLEAEGTISGNLQGFNSTKFFFGSQSEGTTTPGLNSDVDILNCEHDINIMTALSEWTAGMENYLMIKEEKCSPQHYLLQEIRQDSPEPAVNPSNMFSVVDINGRVLHANTEARFIMKLISEGTNLPYYSSGPSHSVNKMFDMVKAYRRRSLPPECLEWFERPRPGHWPPPGLFREVRECGCFLVPDGHFDSLDKDVEWRISPSLIERTLMFSMKTLQLKCYVVLKILKSHFINPCLNNIGKLTSFHCKTALFFAAEGMPPGINILSLFESSLHSDVASSRLKLVSFFFCHNELERAADVLNDVERRYDDSVQAVCGCGNMDPFKTEHHKPLCTTSVLDNDDVLLTNKTALCVRYLGHEASCAPPILRYEMVRGIGEDINHRNLNEQKWMKWAVVDALPYLYYLQYLTFRGLGQRVGRLQAIINLGNCILDNSSYSQIYHEATFGNLLGALL